Part of the Penaeus vannamei isolate JL-2024 chromosome 17, ASM4276789v1, whole genome shotgun sequence genome is shown below.
tttccccaacatagtcaaggcttcccatggccagtaatgaagatgtaatacccttattTAGGCCagtgaggctagcccctttatcaaatagccccaccaattcaaactctcccggctcCCCAACCCTAGGCTCTACTTTGACCACGACTCTaaacactacaactactacccatGCCTCAATGCCTACTAATGCATTATCCAATCAAGTTGAGACTcagtctccagaagacattcctactctcccaccttcctcaacttcatcacctctaccccaTAACCTTCTTCATCAATCACTCCATCTTctcttattactaccttacagcctgaTTCTCTATCTCTCCGAAATACTATCCCCCCCAACAATACTCCGTCTTGCACACGTCCCCATCCTTCTACCACACCTAACTCTACAAATGTcattaaatactctatttagcccagccaatTGGGACCAATTTTTTATGATCCCTCCTACAGCTCTTTACTCAGGCAGAGTaagagtccctttccgtacccgatCTGATCATTCCCATCTtgttatagcattatcaaatgTAACTGATCCCTCTGGCAACcacattcctgcagaacctcatccaactcttaatacttgtaccagaacTGTCTCGATCTCCCCAGCAAGCTACCCTATGGATAttgattggtcagattgtggagaaaacTTATTCAGCTTAAAGACCGTGATGTAATATCAGTACATTGTATATTCCATTCCTCCTACAGGTCATTGAAAGAAATTCACCAACATTGCCGAAATTACTTTCCATACACATGACCTTCTTTTTCATacctacattggtggacaatccctccctgtttgccaataccaacctcctccccgtcaatgtaaAAACTGTTGGTGCTTTGGATATCCTGTCAAAAACAGCCGTTCCACAGACCAATGAcccctatgtgcccaacccggtcataaccaatcaaactgctctgcacaaacacgcatgtgctaactgcggtggcccccataatgtattttatagaggctgccccacctacaagtttgagtctgaggtagcaattTTCAGATACAAActtggtctcactctacgtgaagccagacaagaagcacATCAATGAGGTTTCTCTCATACACCCTACTCTAGTTATGATcgctctgccctcctcctccaaccaagGATGTTCCTACCCcacccctatacctacttacttccccatttccatttctacctcctaccttctccATTCAAagtcttttgccactctaaatccagactctccaatctcaactacagccccaacaccatcccctctcccttcccacactacctgcagcagacagactaaacatTTTACCCCATCTACCACACACTCACCTCTACTGAactttgcctttattcctcagacaccagtctcatCTTCCCcgcctcataagaaaacctttgtctaaCAAAACTCTCTAACCAACTCcgctgcagaaactatggaagatattcaaagctatatgctcaaGACACAAAATCCCACAACtcctgctccctccacactcgaagtgactgctgatatccatcctcctccaactcatattccccctacaccccttcctcctactccctcccaacacaacctatcTCCTCAACTCCATCTACTACCAATATCCATCTTCAtgatacccatcctcctcctactcatattcccacttcctcctactccctcccaacactgCCCATGCCCCTCAGCTCCAATTACATGTACattatccttccctccatcccctctatcccttccactccctcctggatacacacgtgaatcccttatgtaattcccttacctagacccaccatagcccattcacacatcaacttctttacccatctttaacctttcaatatTACTCAAGATAATTAACACATAGCAACTATTACCCTTCACCCCCCATtaatataccttcctatagtgctctATGACCTTAGATTtcaagcacatttattttgctcttaaccattaaccatctcCCACTTGAATTTCTCTTGAAATAACTAATCTAATCACCCTtagaccccctttcccctttttgctAATCCCTACCTTACCATATGGGCATCCTTGCAGAACATCATACTTTTTCCTTCTGACAACTTTGATATGATCACCCTTTaattctccccttaccctctctaaCCCCACCCTTCTTTACCCCTTTCAATACATTGCTCTATGACTTTTGACATGTAGCACATTCAATTATCAACTTACCCCCCTCTTTATTCAACTACACCTTtcaatagtgctatatgacctttgatgtcattAGGGGGCCCTGCCCTAGAGGACTGCCTCTGGGAGATTCTGAAtggttaatgattaatgattaaaacaaataaatttgcTAGACATCAGAGGTCATATAGcattatggtaaagtattgcagcaaaaagattaggataaaatgtgtaaaatgtcaaaggttatagaaTGTCTTAGGATAGTTTAATAGGAAAAAGTGTaaagaacaaatgaaataaatcagatattaataaaggaaagggttaagggaatAGGGCAATTGGATGAAATGGAGTGTATCTGTGGCTGGGTAAGCCACAGgaacattgtttaaggaaaaatggtaaaagagggggatgagataaggggactgggaagatggtgaagtatcaggaagagtgtCAAGAGGGGAGGGCTCTGTAGAAGGACGCTGTTTTGACAAGGGATTCACGTGAGTatccaggtgggagaggtaaggatgatgggggaacaaagagagaatgatgcagatggaagagaggatggagtgtgttgggaaagagtgagaggaagaggggtagggggaacttaaggggaaggaggatagatatTGTCATATACTTTGAAtgtaaagagaataagaataaagggactggagggtggatgagggagcagaaCATTTTCTTGTGCCATATCAAGGAAtatttggatgtcttcaagagtttctggagtgGTGTTGGGTGGGGAGGTATGAGGGCAAacaaaggactgttttggaatagagagagaaaaaacctcGCTGTGCTTCCTGTCTGGTCTCACACAGAGTGAGGCCTATtgtgaatctgagaactgctacctcatatTCAAGCTTATAGGCAGGGTAGCTCTTATAAAATACTTTATGGAAGCCACCATaattggcacatgtacatgaCTGAACAGGGAAATTTgaacagtcatgaccaggttgggcaaaTAGAGGCCAGCAGGCTGTCGAGTGACAGTGTTTGGTTGGGcggccaaaatgccaacatttctgacattgacaagGAAGGGGTCGACATGGTCGGACAGGGCAGAATACTCCAACAATATAAACTTTACAGGGGAGGCCATGTCTACAGAAGCTATCTTAGCAATATTGGTGTAAGACTTacactggcctctgggaggaatagtgtagcattGTAATGCCACTGAATCATAATCAACAAAGCAGGCAAGTAGGTCGTTTTCACAGTTTGACTAGTTCTTGTCATAGATAAGACCATCAGTCAGGGAGACGGAAACCGctctggtacaagtattaagagaggagtgAGTTTCACAAGGAATAGGTTTTCCAGTGAGGTCTGTCAGAGTAGACAGTGCATGAGTTTGGGACTGAGGTGTAACTATGACAAGGTGTGAATGATCGGACCAATTGCGAAAAGAAACtgtctacttgtttttggagacataattggaagagaagggtattgTCAAAGAGGCTGTGggagggaatcacaaagaatcaatcccatTTGGATGGGCCAGAGTACAAAGGTTTTTAGAGGTGGTAATTGTAGTAGGATGAGAGCGGGAGGAAGTTGGAGTGGTGTGGAGAGAGGTAGTACTGTAGGGAGGACAATATGgatgaatagtagtaatgatgggggagggagtaaacaatgaagaagactgcgcagtaggagatggagtggagaatgttgggagaaaggaaggagtccATTCTGAATtctgagtaataacctgggtaggtggtttggaatggatagagttgtcagtaaacatGGAGGAGGGAGTAatagtatcagtggtcagagctgtggtcaaaggagaggcaggggtcaGGAAACCAACAAATCAAActtagataggctagttgatctCCCCTAATCATGTGCCCACTGTTGCCAGGGGGGGTCTtatgagacagagactgaggcccaatgtgggggatcacccctaccttggacttCAGCCCTCACCTCAATAAATTTTGCATggtcctttcctctccacctttctttttccttctcttcatccccttcttctctccacatCCTAAAGTTTGGGAGTTGTGCTGAaaagatgaaaggctggctttttgTCCAAggactatataagtacttatttagaccttgatTATCAGTTCTGAACGGCCTTCATTTTCCATTTGTTCTTCCCTCTTAActtttttcactaccatactaacctacagaactcaatgtgttagatgtcaaaggttgtaaaCTTATTCTTAGcatttttgccacaatactttctCATAAAACTgtataaccccccaccccatgaCAACAATGAACAagtaattgggggggggggggtaaaatgagTTAATAATTAGAACTAAACATGTTAGAAgtcaaaggttgtagagtgctataggttagtatggtagtgaataGGGTAAAAAGAGAACAAATGGAGTACGAAGGCTGTTCAGGACTTACAAATCAAGCCTTTCATCCTTGCCTCAAAAaagctcgctctctcactttctttctattcctaaaTTTCTTTGTTCATTAACTGAATTACAACCAAATTATACCAGCAGGTATTTCCTTTGAAAAGCATccagtatgtttatatgtaatatagtCACATGTCAGTTTGTTACTACATGACTTTGTTTACCGATTACCTAACAAGAAGCTTCTTTATTATTAACTAGGTTGCAGTTAAAGTAACACAGTTCTATTTTATGTTTATTGGAACAATGGTAAAAGAGCATACAACAAGAAAATGACTTTCATATAGTAATATCTTCTATCAAGGACCTGTTTTcacaaaaattgaaaaaatatatttccttttcctatCCAAAAGTAACATTTTCAATTTTTGGAAACAAGGGCAATCCATTAACACATCACACTAAATTAATTGTTCGCTCTTCTTGCTACAGTCTCCCCTGACAGAACAAACCATACTCTCCCGGAATTTCAGAGTATGTATCCTTCAATGTGTTATTATGCCTTTGTGGTTAAACCTGTTTTAGAATAAATACTCCATCAAACAAAACCTTAAACACTGTCTTAAGTAGACGCAAAGTTGAGGAATGCTGGCACGATACCCCAATTATCAAGTGACTGTTGTATTTACTGCATTTTGGTGTCTGTGAGGCCAACAGCTCGTGCTCCCAATCGAGCCACCATCGCCAAGCTGTTGAGAGATAGACTCTTCATCAGTGTTAGTTTTTCAGAAAAATCTATTAAgtgacaaagaataataataacaaagtaaaaaaaaagtataaaaaatgttACATTACTATATGTTCACATTAAGTATACTTAGGTTGATATGGCAAAAAGAATttgaaatacattcatatatcaaattggcagataacaataacaatgaaaatgctaAAAATATCATAACTGAATATAATCACTGAAGTAAATCTAAACATTTCCCAAACAAACCAatcaaaatacatacaaaatgcTATGCCACATGCACCACCCTTTCTACCCCTTACCTCATCACGGCAATGAGCCCTGGAGGCATGAACTTTCCCGAGTTGAGGAAGCGCATGCCCATGAGGCCTCCAAGAGCTGTGCTTGTCCCTAGGGTGAGGTAGTAGTTGTTGGGGTTCTCACTCAGTTGGTAGGCCCCATAGCCCAAAACCGAGCCAAAAAGCAGACCAGCTCCTAGGGACGGAATGCTGCCTGGAAATTTGGATAATGTAGGATAAATTAGAGAAAATTTCACAAGAGCTGGTAGAAGAACACTACTATTAGCTTAATTTGGAAATGGAAAAATGAttgtaatacaaataaaaacaaagaactaACATGAAAAATACTCTattcatataataaaaatagGCTATAGAGAGACAACTGTTTGACATTTAATACAAAACACATGAAATTGATATGAAAGTGATTAAAAGAAAACCTGCaaagtatataaaatatgtaatagaGATGTTATTTCCTAATAGCCCTTGTTCCCTTTAAGACGCTTAATAGACCATCAGTACATTGTGTCCATAcatattttattgtaatttttctctctctcagtatcattTCTTCTGTTAAAGTAAAGTAGGGTCTTTCCTTCTGTATTAGGCAATTTCATATTTGGTAACTTTAACAAACATCACAGCTGGCAACCATTTCATCACCACCACAGAACATGATGCAGTCAGCCCACCCACGTATTTGCTATACCGATGAGATCACAAAAAATAACATGCAAACATGAACCAGTCCTGTCCTTTTGATAAAGAGGAGGTGTCATGTAAAAATGCTGGACATCTAATAATGATTAATCACGAAATGAAGTAACAGGAAAAGGCCGAATTATTCACATTTGGAAACTTCAAATATATGAGTTTATTAAGTACCAATTACTTAGCAAACGAGAGGCTTTACTAAAATGAACATACCAAGATAATGACAAATGAGTAAATAAGGTAAGAATAGGAAAGAATATTCCATTTCACTCATATTAAATCAAGAATcctttaaagaaaaggaaaattcttTAAACAAACTCACCCAATCTGATTCTTTTATATCAATAAAGAGCAAAATATTAAGTTCACTTATATGATTCTTCTCTTTGCCTGCGTACAtgtaaaaaaaggggaggggggagatataaATTCGAAAAAAGAATATCAACAAAACTGAATGCTTTCTAAACAGTaaaatacattttaaaatataGTCTTTGAAacaatgaagtaaaaaaataatcctagaagaagtaaaaaaatatataaaaaattatatttgtcTTTCCTTTATTGTCAGTTATGGACATTCTATTGTGCCCGTTTTTCTCAATTACTATTTACAACTTTAAGAAATGATTCACAACACTACAAAAACCAAGATGATACATATTTCAAATGACTGCTGATATCAACAGTTTCTCTGATTTCATATttctcatataaatacatatatataatctataaaatTAGCTTTATAATACCCTTAtcttttccttgaaaaaaaaaataataataattacaacaacaaaaaaataaaataaaatattaaagttTGTTCAAACATTTCATATAATTTTGTCAAAAAACATGTTTATGGCACCTACTCCATGACACGTATACTTGCCATTCAGCATATGGAACAGATACCACCTTACATGAACAGATTAAATGAGGTGTTTGCATTAGACCATTAGAATTTAAGTAATTCTTTACATTGCAGATGCACTCACTGTGACTGAGTCCGCTCCCCAACACCACCCTACAAACTttgtcttcacctcggtatgcatggcacgatagagctgaaacttgggagcGCCAAGTGGATTTAGACTGTGAGTGGTACTTTccacgatttttttctttattgtggcACTGTTGTTTGTGCCTACAGATGCACTATCCATGACTGAGTCCAACCCCCAACACTCCTTCACAAACTTTGTCTTCACCTCAGTTTGCATGGCAAGGTAGAGCTCTCTAAACGTAGGAGCACCAAGCACATTTAGCCAGTGAGTGGTGCTTCccacaatttttttctttatttgtggcaCTGCCatttgtgtctgcagattatttcccGTACCGATGAGTACAACCTTTGTCCTCTACAACTATATAAGCTTCAATTTGCACTACCTTAgtgtgtccatactgtaaagattaaccagATTTTCTAGTAACTTCTCTTCTCAAATGAATTACACCACCGGGAGAAATTTtggttataatgaaaatacatacaaacacaataagGAGATTTTGGTAATTATTTACAAGACAACTGTAGCAACTTTCAAAACAGAGCTTGTAATTACATTAACTGTATTCTATTCATATCCCCTTCAAACTTGTGATCTCGGATGAACAGCCTACAATCTCATGTCCAACCAATCAGTGCAGTGTCAAGTAATTGCTCTTGCTTCAATATTGTGTGTTCCAACAACCCCAGCAAACCTAAAACTATATGTCTTGGGAAGATTATACATTGGCCTGGTTCCTTTGCGAATAAATCACCAGGGAAGCCTATATGCTTTATAACCCTAGATTATGTTTGTTAGGTAGTAGTTAAATAGCCTTAGCCAAAGTGCCAAAAGGTGCAGATGGCACATCAACAGGTACAAGGTCAATGATAGATAGGCATGTGTCTGGCACATTTACATTTGTTCTTTAAATTCAATGGGCATAAACAGTATTTGTTACTGAGAGCAACACACCCCTCCAGAGGTAGTCCCAAAACTATGGTATCATTTGAACCCAAAAACCTAAACCTAATCTTTCCTATCTTCTATTCATTCCGTAGACAGAGGGAAAGCCCTCCCTAGTACCTACTTTTATTAACACTTTGTGCCAACTTATAGAAAATGCTCTGGATGTGAGAGTGTTGTGGACTTCTAAGCAATGATATACAAAGGATATTTTCATCTAATGAGGCCAAAGAAGCTGTACCTGTGTTATTAATGACTATTTTTTATGCTCAATAAGATGCTgtatccatttccctctatttctgtCCATTGCTCTCACTAACATTAACCTgcatcaacaaaaaaataaacaataataatctagGCATTCCCAAGATTTGTCCCATCTTAAGTCTAAAGTGGTATACGATTCTATCAACATAAAATAAGAACCATTACCAGTTCATTCACTGAGATAGCACCCTCACAACTCTGATGAAAGTAAACAAAATGAACATTTTGTATAAATGGCATGCATGACGTTGCACATGTTGATTATACAAGGAAGTGAAGAACCAAATTTACCAAAACATCAACAAGTATGAATATCACCCTCAGATAATGCAAGAATTTGCGTCATAATACTCTCTCCCACACCCAATCATCCCGAGATAACACTGATAATCTTATCAGTTTCTCATGCAAGCAACTTTGCAAGCACAGGGACCTAATTCCTTTCCTTATAACGCACTTATTCCAGACTCACCAGCTTTAGCATATCCAATAATCCCCCCCAAAGCCACTGCCGAGGCGTAAGCATAGCTAATGTAATCTGCTCCCATTTGTGCGGTCGTTAATCCTGCCGGAAATTGCCCttgaacaggagagggaggaacagctGCTCGTCGACCGAAAGGAAAACAATTGCGTGTGGAAGAGTTCGAATCGTCGCGCTCTGATCACCCGGCCCCGAACGAGATACCGAAGCAGAAGCCGGAGCCAGAGGGAACTTAGAGAAATTTTTGGCTTGTGaatgagtggagggggggggggggttaaatgtgtgtgtgtgcgggtgtgtgtgtgtcaggggcggtgctagaaaactttttttttttttttgggggggggtcgggaggaaggttaccgagtaacatttttaaaattaaatccacaccATACTTTTTAATAacttgtttcgaaaaggaccaaattgaaatgaaaatgaaaacttcgagagttacaaaccatgatcattgatttcttaaattatgccgaccaccaaaTTTGCcgagtaaaatatttttttttccattctaccgagtgaaatgacgatttgtgacctttgAGGGGGGGTCgtacccccccacactccccatgGCATCgcgcctggtgtgtgtgtgtgtttgtgtttgtttgtgtgtgtgtgtgagtgagtgtgtgtgtgtgtgtgtgtgtgtgtgtgtgtgtgtgtgtgtgtgtgtgtgtgtgtgtgtgtgtgtgtgtgtgtctgtatgtgtgtgtgtgcgcgcgcatgtgtgtgtatgtgtatgtgtgtgtgtgtgtgcgcgcgcgcgtgtgtgtgcatgtatgtgtgggtgcgtttgtgtgtgtgtgtgcgggtgtgtgtgtagcgtgtgtgggtggggtggggggggtggatgatAATGGGTGGGATTTGGTGTGAATAGTCTTTACTGGATAATGCTTGATAAAGGAGGGGATTTAACGGTATTTTCAATATGAGTTGGACCATAAGAAATTTGAAATTTGAAGATATTTTCGAGAGGAATTCGAGTATATCTTTTCCGGCAGTTATTAACAGTTTAATATAAGACTTTGAGGCGGAATATCTTAAAGGTTTGTAACAAGGACAGAATTTGAGTGATAAGTTTATAGCCTTGTTTGTTGatagcgtatgtgcgtgtgtgcactcaCGACCGGcgataatactgaaaattatttactatcattgtgCAAGTGATACAAATATTGATAGATCAAATTTCATTGAATTGTTTAATTCCCTTCATAGTTCTAAACATTATAGAAAATAGTTTACTTCCAGTTGTCAGGTATTTAGTTTGTAATACTTTATATGAAATATTCTTGAACAAATTCGTTGATGATACACGaagtaaataaatatttccaCTACAAAATATTGGTCTATCTACGTAGTACCACTGATTTAGAATGAAAGACATACATGTATAGTTTAAAAAGTATCCTAAAATACAGTACTTATTCATGTAAATAGTACGAAATCAGAGAGCAGTTAACCAAAATAACTTTTGGGCTCATAACCCCTCAAGGTCGCACTAGAGgtaatttattaatttttgtatCCTTTGACTTGAGAGTAAATTATGTAATTTTAAGAATAATTGTAAATAGTCTGTTCTTATGAAACATACAAACTTTCAAGAAACAGGAAACGTTGAATAAAAAAAACTTGTAGTGCCGTACCTCCTGAGTGAGGATCGCTATTGACAACTAAGGAAAAATGTTTATTTACTGTTTATCATGAAGTTTGCGCTCTCCACAAGTGTCTCAGTGGTCAATGATCCAACACAGAGTTGAAATGGGAACCTTAGAGCTGgtgaatgagtaagagaaagCTGAATAAGCCTTGTAGTGGGATAATATCGGCGTGTTTGGCAGGCGGAGGGGATGgccgagcagcagcagcagggagGAGGGCAGCCCAGGCCAGGGACTCTAAGCATGTCAGGGGCTGTTCCAGGTgagtaggagcagcagcaggagacaCGCTTGTGGCAGCTGGAGGAGCAGCACCAGTTGGAATTtcagaagtagttgtagtagtagttacatgagtagtagtagcaatatcagaagtagtagtagcagtgatgtCAGAAGCAGTACTAGTAGTGATGTCAGAAGTGgcattaatagtattagtatggAGAGTGTTAGTAAGAGCAATATTAGTCTTATCTTGCTTCATCTtccattacaaaaaaatatacaaacagagtTTTGAGAGGTGGTGAAGTATGGAGAAATGTTGACAAGGATAGGCCTACAAAGATTTGTGTAAATCCCCCatgatttttcttttacatatatcttggaactacagagagagaaaaggtattaCGGTCATTTGGAAGGGTCTTGAGACATTATTTTTGAGATTTTGTCACATTTAAGAAGATTCACGATCTGTAAATTAGAAGATTAAAGAAATTATTAGTTGCCATTTTCTGAATGGTAGATGAAATGATGTAGCTTTGTTTTTTAAGTATGAATATGTTGAATCACCATATTCTTTGGTGACCTATAAAGGAATAGTTCAAAAGAATCCAGATACAAGGTACAAAAGTCAATTGCCAAATTAAAGGGTTTCTATATAGTAGCAAATAGATTATTTCTATGTTAGGTAATATTACTGAATGCAAATAggatttaaacaaaacaaaaaagttagcatgatagcctctctctctctctctccctctctccctctcttttctctctctctctttccccctctctccctctctctccctctcctccctctctctctctttctctctccctctctctctctcctctctccctctccctctctcctctctctctccctctctctccctctctgtctctctctctcgctctctctctctctctcactctctctctcactctctctctctatctctctttctctctctctcgctctctctctctctccttccctccctctctctctctctctccctctctctctctctctctctctctctctctctctctctctctttctctctctctctctctctctccctctccctctctctctctctctctctctctctctctctctctctctctctctcgatctcgctttctctctctctctctctctctctctctctctctccctccctctccctccctcctccctccctccctccctccctccctccctccctcctctctctctctctctctctctctctctctctctctctctctctctctctctctctctctctctctctctctctctctctatctctctctctctctccctctctctccctctctctctctctccctctcccttcctttccctctctccttcctttcctctcccttcctctctctctccctccttctctctctccctccttcccttcctctccctctccttccctctttccctctctccctctctctctctcccttcctctctctctctccttcctctctctctctctctccctctctctctctctctcccctctctctctctctctctttttttttttttctctccctctcctcttttctctctccctctctttttctctccctcttttctccctccctctctctctcttccctctcttttcttctctctctctctctctttctctctctctctctctctctttctctctctctctctctctctctctctctctctctctctctcctctctctctttccctctctttcctcctcttctttcttcttctctctctccctttctctctctctctctctctctctctctctctctctctttctctctctctctctctctctctctctctctctccctctccctctcccttccccctctccctctctccctctccctctccctctccctccc
Proteins encoded:
- the LOC113821069 gene encoding transmembrane protein 14C, with protein sequence MGADYISYAYASAVALGGIIGYAKAGSIPSLGAGLLFGSVLGYGAYQLSENPNNYYLTLGTSTALGGLMGMRFLNSGKFMPPGLIAVMSLAMVARLGARAVGLTDTKMQ